A stretch of the Gossypium hirsutum isolate 1008001.06 chromosome D07, Gossypium_hirsutum_v2.1, whole genome shotgun sequence genome encodes the following:
- the LOC107954589 gene encoding ATPase GET3A: MADSDDIPESTVHNILEQDTLKWVFVGGKGGVGKTTCSSIISMLLARVRPSVLIISTDPAHNLSDAFQQRFTKTPTLVYGFKNLYAMEVDPSVDNDEFGTEGMDSLFSDLANAIPGIDEAMSFGEMLKLVQTMDYSCIVFDTAPTGHTLRLLQFPATLEKGLEKMMSLKSKFGGLLSQVTRIFGVEDEFGEDAIIGRLEGMKNVIEQVNKQFKDPDLTTFICVCIPEFLSLYETERLVQELTKFEIDTHNIIINQVLFDDEDVESKLLKARMRMQQKYLDQFFMLYDDFHITKLPLLPEEVTGVEALKRFSRHFITPYQPSLEKGTVEEVEQRLSRLKEQLAEAEAELEKL, encoded by the exons ATGGCAGACAGTGACGATATACCAGAGTCAACCGTTCATAACATATTGGAGCAAGATACCCTGAAGTGGGTTTTCGTTGGTGGCAAAGGAGGTGTGGGTAAGACCACTTGTAGCTCGATTATTTCGATGCTCTTGGCTCGGGTCCGACCCTCTGTCTTGATTATTTCCACCGACCCTGCTCATAATCTCAGCGATGCTTTTCAACAGAGATTCACAAAGACTCCCACTTTGGTCTATGGCTTCAAGAATTTATATGCCATG GAGGTAGATCCTAGCGTGGATAATGATGAATTCGGGACGGAAGGAATGGATAGTTTATTTTCAGACTTGGCGAATGCAATTCCAGGAATTGATGAGGCGATGAGCTTTGGAGAGATGCTTAA ATTGGTGCAGACAATGGATTATTCGTGCATTGTATTCGACACTGCCCCAACCGGACATACACTTCGGCTTTTACAGTTTCCAGCTACCTTAGAGAAGGGACTTGAAAAAATGATGTCGCTGAAAAGCAAATTTGGTGGTTTATTGAGTCAG GTGACCCGTAtttttggggttgaagatgaaTTTGGGGAGGATGCAATTATAGGGAGGCTTGAAGGCATGAAAAATGTGATTGAACAAGTTAATAAGCAGTTCAAAGACCCA GACTTGACAACATTTATCTGCGTTTGCATTCCGGAGTTCCTGTCTCTCTATGAAACAGAGAGATTGGTGCAAGAACTCACCAAATTTGAGATTGATACACATAATATTATCATTAACCAAGTACTTTTTGATGATGAAG ATGTTGAGTCCAAGTTATTAAAAGCTCGAATGCGGATGCAACAAAAGTACCTTGATCAGTTTTTcatgttatatgatgattttcaCATCACTAAGCTGCCATTGCTGCCAGAAGAG GTTACTGGGGTTGAAGCTCTGAAAAGATTTTCACGCCATTTTATTACACCATATCAACCATCCCTCGAAAAGGGAACTGTAGAAGAGGTAGAGCAAAGACTGTCGAGGTTAAAGGAACAGTTGGCCGAGGCTGAAGCCGAACTCGAGAAActctaa